tccggaatcattttccgattccgataatatttccgattctgacaatatttccgtttccggcaatatttccgattccggcaatatttccatttccgataatattttccgatacgtaccatgagactttaaatttattaataaatgactaatttctaattaattcaagtgttttgaaattaaataaagttgctggaaatttaatgaatatGGATAACATTAGAATTTCTTTACTTTAAAGATAGGAGGTGATGTTTAATTTAAAGGCTTGAATCAtaaagtggcccccgtacttaggtattcaagctacgtacatgtctagggtgaccaccgttTTCATGAGGATTTCATGTGGTATTATATTATTGTGATTCATCCGATttggattattatggattcatggttgatgttgtgaacaaacatgtttgaattattatgaattcatgtttgatattctGAACGAACATGTTtggattattatggaattatgattttattgaacaagcatgttatgttGTGATTATCTATGATCGTTGAATTTAATATCAAGCATGTTGCTCAAGtattttatgcatgtatgggttgtttcacatgcaagagaTTATTTTGATGCTATCgtacgtaatgtctagcataTTTTGAGCTAAGTATTCATGCctcgttgcactatttattCTACCCCATATGTAGGGTATGTTTGGGAAGtcaatgtgaattgaactaaggactattcgtgcctagtgcacaacccgcatgtgagtaatatcacttgagtcttgaGTGTTTGATCACAGGTCCTAATGGATTTAAAAGAAGTATTGTTTGGTTGTCTGTTTATTAAATGCCTTGTTGTTGTGACTATGTAATAACCCAGATTttaaacttgattaattatgcaaattattttaattagcctTTCTAATTAAACTCTAACCTGATTAATGaagattttttttgaaaattttaatgaTAAGTATTTTCaggttttatgatttaattagaagttatgttaaaacttaattttattagtaaaaTTTCAGAAAAAGGAGAATTAAAATCTGAATATATACTTAATTACTAAATTGCCCCTATATGAGTAAATCAGGTTCCCATCTCCTCTTCTTCTCCTTCAATCGTGTCACCAtgtgtaacacccccgatttactaactaaaaataaataagaaataatataactttataaaaaatttccggaagcttacacctaaaccggaggtatcaccgccacacttgaccacattgtcaaatgctaaggcttacaaaactcaaactattGCAACTTGATTTCTAGGTGATCTATTTACAATTGAAAAATATTAAACTGTCATAAAAGACTAAACGGTAACAATTGAGCTCCTTCACCTTGAACTGCAATATTTCACGATCAATCTGCTCCATtcaatcttgactgctcaccataaaggacaaattccaaaaggatcgtcgcatggccaccataagaaaaagacatggccgcaaacacacatagcaaataaacacacacgtaagcaaaagctgagtaatcacctgtGACAAACAGAAACATACTAATATATAACAATAAAGGCTCATGTAAACAATGTAGTGTGAAACTACATTTCAATTATTACCCCAAAGATAAAAATAACTCCATACTCTATAAATACTACAGATCTTCTCTTCAATTGAACCTCAAATATATTTGATATGATCCTCTCATCTACTAAACTTACTTCAACCAATAGGTGCCATGTTTGCTCTTTGTTTtatacctagccttggacatgggtaattcgaataaataaaccaagtataaaaacttgaaactctcaatagctactaGTTGAGTCAAGGCTAATTTTGGACCAGATCCCACTTTTGgagatattaaaaaaataaagattgtatcttgctcctctactaatggttatcatctcctTACTAACATGCCAAGGACTAAGGTTTATAACGTTGAGCCTCAAAGCAAAAATATAGTAACAATTTCTCAACCTTTTCTCTTTATCTGATCAACCTGGTCGATATCCATCTAGAGTTAAATAATATACTCCTTAATATTGGCACATCCCACAATAATATCACAAATTACCTTAGTATCTAAATCCTTCAACATTACTCGGCAAAAATACTAACACCCAGTACAATACTTGATCAATTCTCCACAATAATAGGACTATACATAAATAAGTAAGTAATACCCTTTCGCTAAACACTAACGAAACCTAAAGTGAAATGAGGAATATCCTTATTAACAATCAAAGAATTCTAAACAGTAATGCAACATAGCAAATTGGAACCAACTACACTATCACTACACACAAATATCAATTATCAGAAAATTAGACATATTTTGAAAACATTGCAGTCTCTAATCAAATAATATCATTCAATCCAAAACATTGCAGTCTCTAATTCAAATAATATGCGCATGATAATGTATAGAACATAAAACATTGAAGAATACGAATGACTGCAATTGAGAAATTATAAATATACGAATAACACGAATAGATCGAGTCGTGTGCGTGATTACAATTAAATATACAAATAACTTGAATAGACTAAATGCGTGTGATTACAATTAATAATATACACAAACAATTAGAAGGGACTAAGCGTGATTACCTTTCCCGATAGTAATACTGaataatgaaattcaattgTACGAGTAACACGACTAGGTATAGTATGACCACTCAGTTGTAAATCAATGCGCAAACGTTAGAAACATAGGTTGCATGCTCTTAATAATCACAAGTCCCCTTGCTGCATGATGATGTGTTGCTTATAATTTACTTCGTAAATCTCACCATTCCCATTGTATCATAGAGGAAgtaaaaatcaaattattttgaCAACTTTAAAATGACGGCAACGAAATTCTTTTGCGGTATACATAGGCTTTTAACAAGAGTTCCATGGCTAATAAAATAGGGTTTCCAACTTTCCCATCATATAAAGAGATTAATTTAATACGGGAAATTGTTAAAtaataaagttttttttttatattatgaaatCATAAATATTGGGGTATTACTATCTGTTGAATTTGTGAGTGAAGGaggaaagaagaagaaagaaggaaGGAAAACTAAGGAAGCTATTGATGAGCTTGAGGAGCTCGTGGCTGAGACTGAGAGTAAAGAACAAGAGACTACATTTTTATTAATTGGGTAACTTATTGAGATAGTACAAATCTAGAGTATTTATACTAAGTAACAAACTAATTACAAGCTAATGTTCTATACTATGTTATATACTCCAATACCCCCCCTCAAACCGGAGATGGTGTAAACATCTTCAGTTTGAAAGCTTCAAAAACAGACTCTTTCATCAACTTTGCACCAAGAACTCCTCATGAATAAACATAGATGTTGGCTACTGCTGTTGCTGTTGTACCAACTGCTCATATCAAACTGAAACGTCCAATATTGCCTTGAAGAAAATGAGCCTCAATGGGTCTCATCAAAAGAATGATCACAATGGATCAATGAAAACTGACCTCTTTGGGTCTCAAAACTGACCTCTTTGGGTCTCAAAATTGACCTCTTTGGGTCTCAAAATTGACCTGATTTTACAGGTTCTGATTCTCCAGATCTGTTGCTGGGAAAAATGAACAAAATTGACCTGATTATACAGGTACTGAACTCCAGATCTGTTGCTGGAAAGAAATGTTGAATCGTGCCaacattcaaaagaaaaagaaaacccAAAAAGTGGCAACAAAACAtgccaacaatcaacaaccaaGCTTCATTTTCTGCAATACTAGTGCTGAATTCCTATATTGCTCACACCATTCTCCAGGAGCAACTGTAAGCTTTTAAATCCTCAAAATCCACAACCCCAAAACTGAATCAAATCTGATATACCATTGGAGGAATGTTTACAGGAAGTCCTAACTTGTTAACAGACTTTGAGGTTGGGTTTTATGGTAAAGCAGCCCCAATATAGACTAAAGCTCAAATACTCCCCAAGACACTTCACTTGTTTCCCTGCAAGCACAGCTCCTGTTGTTGTGTGAAAGTTGTTAATCAACATAGCTGTGGCTGTCCCACTTGGGTATGTAAGCTTATAATCCATCACCATGACCTTACGAAGTGGGACAAGACTAAAAAGTCCCAAAAAGCTAACGACAAACAAGAAACCCATCATCCACCACAAACCAGGATTTATCGCATCTTCTGCTCGATTACCCGGGTAGTCGAGGCCAATAAGGTTGTATGTTTTCTCATTCATAACAATCAAATATGAACCAAAACCGCCACTAAAGGAAAGGCCATAACAAGCAACAACACAAGTCTGAATAACAGTGTTTTCCTGGCGAGTAAAGGGATTAACAGAAAAGCCAAATTGAGTGAGCAAACTTGTCCAAGATTTGACTAAGAAGAACCCACAAAACTGAATCTATCAATTACCAAGAAACCAATCTAATTGATTGAATTAGGGCGAAGCAATACATCATCGACAGAAGAAGCCAAGAAATCACGGAAACGAACTCAAGAATCGCAATTCACAAACATTTATCAACCCATTAAGCAGACCCATAAATCGAAACTCATAACCAGAGAAAAGTTTGGGTAAATCAAACCTCGAAATAGCAGAAGCAGACGACGACGGAAGAGCACGGTCAGAAATCGCAACCAAATCGATCACAAATCAAACCTCCGATCAAAAAGTCCGGTCAATCTTTCGATTAAAAACACCGAAGAACGTAGAATCACAAATTGGTTCAAGAATCTACCAACAATACCAGATTCTCGCAACtatttcaaaaaatttcaagaACCCTAGAATTTGGGGGAAAACTCAAGAATCAAAATCGTTTGATTCAAGGTTGGAAATAAGATTTGTGAGCGGAATTAAGAGATATTAGGACGAATTACATCCTAATTCGTCGAATTTTGACTCAATTCGACCCAAAAATAAATTCGGGGCagaaaaattggggaaaattgATGAGTTGAACCGGACGGAAATTTTATGCGGAATCGTAGAGCCGGGATCGTtcccgctctgataccatgttgaatttgtgagtgaaggaggaaagaagaagaaagaaggaaGGAAAACTAAGGAAGCCATTGATGAGCTTGAGGAGCTCGTGGCTGAGACTGAGAGTAAAGAACAAGAGACTACATTTTTATTAATTGGGTAACTTATTGAGATAGTACAAATCTAGAGTATTTATACTAAGTAACAAACTAATTACAAGCTAATGTTCTATACTATGTTATATACTCCAATACTATCTATCCCCTTAAAAAAGTTTCGTCTCGaaacttaaatttgaaaatttttagGGTATTACACCATGAAAATGGAGCTCAACAACCAAACTCTCTATGTGTCTCTACAACAATCAATTCCTTTACTAATTCATCAAACCTACTTGCAATCTGTAAACCTAAAATTAGAATAGCTAATCCTAATCACAATTTCCTTGCTTAATTTCTTACAATTGTCTAATAACTAAGCTGAGTTGTTGCATCAATAGAGCACCAAATCATCTATAAATAGCTGGTCAATCATCCCATAAACTATACAAGTCAGATTAACCTCCAATAGCTGGTCAATCACCATTAAAGACCATAAGCATTCTTACCCTATTTAATCTCTCTGTTTCAAACCAACAATGTCGGCTTCCATTAAACACCACCACTAAGCTACTGCCGCTCAACCCCACCGGAAAACCACCACCGTCAACCACAAATTAAAAGCCCAGAATTATAAACCCGAAACTTGAAAACACCTCTCCTCTCTTCCCGTTTTTCTGCCTGCCTTCCCCTGCATCTCTTCCTCGCTCCTCCGCGTAAGCTTGACCATCAGCCCCAGCAGCACCTCCTTCCGGTGTGCTGTTGTCGCCTAGAAGCCGGTCACCTCCCTTGCGCAGATCATCGCGCAGCAGCCTGCCCTCCTCTTTCTTAATTGTTTCTCGGGTCTGCAAACAGTAAGACTCCTAGAACTTGGGCATTTTACATCTTTATTTTGGTAGATGGGCTTTTGGTTCTCTTAAATTAAAGTGGGCCTTTGTTTCATTAAAAAATTATCTTAGATTTATTTTACAGTTGACTTTTAAAGTAGGTTACTAGAATTACGCATTAGTGATGGATTAATAGCTAATCTTATATTCTTATTCCTTTTAAtataagaaaatgtgtttaatttattattagtaTTACTAGAATTACTAAATGTAAGTATTAACTTGACTATACCAAATTTTCATAAAGATCTCGATCTTCAGAGTTCAGGAAGGACGATAATCAAGGCTAAAGAAAAAGCCTAGCCAAAGTATgaaattgaggtaacggctattgctagtacccacaATTACAAAAGCTACAGTTGAATTTTAATCATGTTTAtcgtgttttatgatttgcgggaaaGAAATATGCTTTGAGTAAACTATTTCATTTTTATATTTATGAGAACcatgaaaaaaaattatgttttattgatCATCTGATCTCAGGAGTtattttacttcaactgaacTACAGAGGTTGAGAAttaaaaaactaattaaaacatgataaataaaagtgaaagacctagttcTGTTGGCAATATCAGCTCACATGTTACAGTTTcagtcatgcatgtacccagggGCACTGACCCACAGTTGAGCACACGCTTTTATGGGCACTGgcccatcgtggaagacgttccaccagttCATACTTGCtaacaactagcatgtta
This genomic stretch from Spinacia oleracea cultivar Varoflay chromosome 3, BTI_SOV_V1, whole genome shotgun sequence harbors:
- the LOC130469752 gene encoding probable metal-nicotianamine transporter YSL6 gives rise to the protein MVIDQLLEVNLTCIVYGMIDQLFIDDLIQFCGFFLVKSWTSLLTQFGFSVNPFTRQENTVIQTCVVACYGLSFSGGFGSYLIVMNEKTYNLIGLDYPGNRAEDAINPGLWWMMGFLFVVSFLGLFSLVPLRKVMVMDYKLTYPSGTATAMLINNFHTTTGAVLAGKQVKCLGEYLSFSLYWGCFTIKPNLKVC